TTGATATTTTTGGCGTCAAAGTGGTGACGACTTTTATCGACACTCTGACCCTAGTTACTCCCGATCTTTTGTAAGTTATCGAAAGTTTATGGTCATCTTTGGCATCGTGTTTGCTTTATAGTCTGTAGAAGTCCAGGAAGGGCGAAAAAACAAGGATGTTTTTATGAAATCAATTTTACTATCATTAACATTTATTTTCGGGTTACTATTTTCAATGGCATCATGTCAGAATTTGAAAAGTCATAGAACGATGAGCTCATATGATATTAGAAGTGAAATCGTCTATACAGGAAGTTATTCTCTAGAAAATAAAGTAGCTGCTATTGTAAAGAATGCAAATGCTACTAAATCAATATCAATGAGAGCATCAGAAATTGATTAAAAAAAAGAGCTCGTTTGAGCTCTTTTTATTTAAATTAAATTTAATTGTAATATTAACCCACAGAGTGGAAGTGACCTAGTTCTCTTTCTCGCTCTTCAGCATGTGTAATACACAGAGTTGTCCAAGGCTGGTTTGTTAGCCTTTTTTGTCCGATAGGATCATCACAGTCTTCACAAAGACCATAAGTTTTATCTTCTATTCTTTCTAGGGCTGCTTCAATTTGGCGAAGTTTAGCTCTTTCTCTATTTCTCATATTGAAAGTAACTTGCTGATTTATTACACTTTGAGCTAAGTCAGCTTCATCTGCTAAGTCATCAGTAGAAATATGTAAGTCTTCTGTAGAATTAAGTAAACCGCCATTTAGAATTTGCTGACGTTTCTCTAGTAAGAGTTCTTTAAAATGATCGAGATTGACCTTCCCCATACCATTCCTCCTTGAATACGCGTCAACAACAAAATTGCTGAGCATGGTTGGCCTTATAATATTTTAGACTATTCTAATGACACAATACAAGAGATATTTTTTACCCCATAAATAACTTCTAAAAAGGCGTCAAATTTGTTCTAATGACCGAGGTTTACTATCAACAATAGGAGATAATATGAGTGATTCAAAAGAAATTGCAAAGGCCGTTGGTCATATACCGTCTGGACTTTTTATCGTAGCAACTAAAACTGGTGATCAACTTGATGGATATCTTGCGAGTTGGGTTCAGCAAATCAGCTTTAGTCCTTTAATGATTGCGATAGCAATTAATCCTGATAGACCTGGCTATAATTCAATTATTGCTGGTGAAACTTTTACTGTGAATATTGTGGGAGATCACGATATGAACTTCTTAAAACACTTTTGGAGTGGTTATGATCCTGAGAATTCTCCTTTTAAAGTCATTGATCATGAAATTTCTTCGAATGGCGGAATTTTGATAAAAGGTGCCAAGTCGATTTTAGAGTGTCGTTTCAAAGATAAAATAAAGCCAGGTGACCATGAATTAATTCTTGCAGAAATTACAGCAAGCTATGTAATGAATGATGACTCTAAGCCAAAGGTTCATATTAGAAAATCTGGTTTAGATTACTAATTTTTAAAAAGGTATTGAGAATGCAAAGAGCACTTGAAATTTTAAATAAAGTTTTTGGTTATGATGACTTTAGGTTTAATCAAAGAAGTGCTGTAGAAAGTATTCTCTCTAAGCGAGATACTTTCGTTTTAATGCCTACAGGAGGAGGGAAATCTCTTTGTTATCAAATACCGATGTTATCTATGGATGGTGTCGGAGTTGTGATCTCTCCTCTGATTTCTCTAATGATTAACCAGGTTAATGCCTTAAAAATAAATGGTGTAAGTGCAAACTATTTAAATTCAACTCTCTCTAGTGAGGAGTACAATGACGTTCTTTTAAGTTGTCGTAGTGGTGAAACGAAGATTCTCTATCTATCACCAGAAGGCCTTAAGTCCCCACGAGTTATTGAGTTTTTAAAAAATATAGAACTTTCTATTATAGCAATTGATGAAGCTCACTGTGTCTCTCAATGGGGGCATGAGTTTAGACCTGATTACAGAGAGCTGAGTTCACTTAAAGTGAATTTCCCTGAAACTCCTCTGATTGCCCTTACTGCGACAGCAGATGAAAAAGTTAGAAAAGACATTGTAAATCAACTAGGTCTAGAAAACCCTTTGGAGCTTGTTTCAAGTTTTGATAGACCAAATATTAAGTATCAAATTCGCCCTAGAGAAAAAGGTATTGATCAGCTTGTAAAGTTTATTAAGGAATCTCACGAAGATGAGTGTGGAATTATTTATTGCCAAACGAGAAACAAAGTAGAGACTACTGCGAATAAACTTAAGGCCCTAGGCTTCAATGCTTATGCCTATCATGCAGGACTTGATCCTGAAGAAAGGCATAGGGTTCAAGCTCTATTTGAAAGCAGCGACAATATTATTATTGTTGCAACGATAGCTTTTGGTATGGGAATTGATAAACCGGATATTAGATTTGTTTGTCATATGGGGCTTCCTAAAAATATTGAAAGTTATTATCAAGAAACAGGACGGGCTGGGCGAGATGGCTCAAGTGCAAATGCTTGGATGATTTACGGGCTTGATGACTTGATTAGAAATAAACAGTTTTTAGAGAACTCTGATGCTTCTGGTGTATATAAGGAGCTAGCGAATAGTAAAATTGAGTCGATGCTGTCATTTTGTGAATTAACAACATGTAGAAGACGATTTCTTTTAAATTACTTTGATGAGAATGTTTCAGCAGATTGTGGCAACTGTGACTGTTGTCATGATGAAGTACATAAAGAGGATGCAACTCTAGAGGCGAGAAAGGCACTGTCTACAGTATTTAGAACGGGGCAGAGGTTTGGTGTAAATCACCTAATAGAAGTTCTTCAAGGTAAAGTGACTTCAAAAATTTTGAATAACTCTCATGAAGAACTAGGAGTGTTTGGACTTGGAAAAGATAGAAGCGAAAAATATTGGAGAAGGTTATATCGAAATCTTATTTTTAGAAAATATCTTACCTATGCAAGTTTAGAATATAAAACACTGAAGTTAGATCAAAAATCTTCAGAGGTCTTAAAAGGCAATGAAGAGTTCTATGTATTAAAAGTAGAGGACTCTCGTCCATTGCGAAAAAAACCTGCCGAGTCTTTAAATTTGAATGATCAAGATCAAATTCTTTTTGAGGAGCTAAGAAACTTACGAAAGGATTTGGCCCTTAAGTTGGATATTCCTGCATATCTAATCTTCCCCGATAAGACTTTGATTGAGTTAAGTAGTGTTAAGCCGATGAATGAAGTTGAAATGCTCGAGATCAATGGTGTTGGAGTTAAGAAGTTCGAACGATTTGGAGCAGATTTCTTAGAGAAAATTTCTTACTTTAAATAAGAAATAGCTCCAAGTGAGCTTACTTCTTATTTAGGTCTCTCCAAGACTTTCCTTTTCTATTTTTTGAATTCTTTTGATACTCGTTAACAGCTTTTAGGTGTTCTTTATAAGTTTTAGAGAAGATGTGAGTTCCGTCATTCTTACTTACAAAGTAAAGATATGAGTGCTTATTAGGATTAAGAACAGCATTAATAGATTCAAGACCTGGATTAGATATAGGGCCCTTAGGTAGTCCCGAAATCTTATAAGTATTGTAAGGAGTCTTTTCTAACAAGTGTTTCTTTCTAAGGTTACCGTTATAGTTTTCCCAGATACCATATATAGTTGTAGGGTCAGATTGAAGTCTCATTCTTTTTGCTAATCTATTTACAAAGACTCCTGCAATTTCTGGTCTCTCAAAGCTTGCCCCTGTTTCTTTTTCGACTACTGAAGCAAGAATGATAACAGAGTGTTTAGATAGATCAGATAGTGAGAAGTCCACTTCAGCTGTTTTCTTATTGAATGTGGAAACCATAGACTTTATAACTAAGTCTGCAGGACTATTTTGAGTGAAGTGGTATGTATCTGGATATAAATAGCCCTCTATTCTACTGGCCGGAATATCTAGCGAAGAAGCGAAATCAGGGTCTTTAGCAAGCGATATAAATTCTTTAGCAGAAGTTATTTTATTAGTTTCTAGAATTTTCGCAATCTCAAATAAGTTCTTGCCTTCAGGAATAGTCACGCTTGTTGTTACGCTCTTACCTGTAGTAAGGAGTTTGATTATATCAAGCATATTAGAACCAGGCTCAATTATATAAACGCCGGCCTTAAAGTTCTCCATATTATTATTTATCTTATTATATCTATAGAAAAGCTTTGAACTATTAATAAAGCCCTCTTTATCGAGTTTAAAATTAATCTTTCCAAAACCTTCTCCAGGCTGAATCGTGAAGCTTTTGGCCTCTCCTTCATACTTCCATAGAGCGATAGAGTGATAAACTTTAGCTCCACCTGCAATGATTCCAAGCAGCGGTGCTAATACTAAAATAATAAATAAGTTCTTTTTTGACATAGTCTACCTAGGATATAAGGCAATTGAGAAAGGGACAAGCCCTAAGAGCTAGTTTTTGTTATAAAATCTTCTAAAATGATGGTCGCTGCAACTTCGTCAATTTTCTTAAGGTCAACTTTAAAGTTATATCTTGCTGAACTAAGCATTCGTTCTTTAGCTGCAGTAGAGCTTAAAGTTTCATCCTGAAGATAGACTTCAATATCTGGAAAATGGTTCGTAAGCTTTTTATGAAACTTAAGGACAGTTTTAGTCATCTCAGACTCGTTTCCATCTAAATAGAGAGGAAGTCCTAGTACAATCACCTCAATAAAGTCCTCTTCAATGAATACTTCTAACTCTTGGAGGAGCTGCTCATCGCTTTGAAAGATAATCTTTCCTCTAGGTTGAGGCATTGGTTCTCTTGAAGGAGTGAATTGAGCTAGACCTGTTACTTTAGTACCATAGTCTATTGAAAGGATATTTATACCCTTGAATTTATTGAAGTTTGGGTAGTTCGTAAAGTCAATCATCGTTCTGTTTCTACAATGAATATTGCTATGTGACAACTATTATCATCTTGACATATTTGTCTCAAATCTAGGATAATGATCTCAACTAATCAAAACACCACAATCCATCGAAATTTATCTAGAATATTCCTCGAGGATTTTAAAACCAAAATAAAACTAATCCAAAAATTTATTATCAGGAGACAGGATTAATGCACCTTAATGACCTAAGAGAAATGGAAATTAAAGAACTCATCGAAAAAGGTGAAACTTTAAAAGTAGAAAACGCATCGGGAATGAAAACTCACGAGCTTATTTTTGCTATCTTAAAAACAACATCAAAGAATAAAGAAGATATTTTTGGCTCAGGTGTTTTAGAGATTTTACCAGATGGTTTTGGATTTCTTAGATCTCCTGGCTATAATTACCTTCCTGGTGCAGATGATATTTACGTTTCTCCAAGTCAGATTAGAAGATTTGGTTTAAGAAAAGGTGACTCAGTTGAAGGTCAAATTCGTTCTCCTAAAGATAATGAAAGATACTTCGCTCTTCTAAAGGTAGGTACAATTAATGGCCATACTCCAGAAGCACATAAGAAAACAGTTCTTTTTGATAACTTAACACCACTATACCCTCAAAAGAAAATTAACCTAGAGTCTAAGCCAACAAATTATTCAACTCGTATGATTGATTTATTTGTACCTCAAGGATTTGGTCAGAGATGTTTGATTGTTGCACCTCCTAAAGCAGGTAAGACAATGCTACTCCAGGAGATAGCAAACTCTATTACTGATAATCATCCAAACTCAAAGCTGATTGTTCTTCTAATTGATGAAAGACCAGAAGAAGTTACTGACATGAAGAGAAATGTTCAGGCTGAGGTTGTATCGTCAACTTTTGATGAGCCTGCCAATAGACACGTTCAAGTTGCAGAAATGGTTTTAGAAAAAGCGAAGAGACTTACTGAAGCAGGCGAAGATGTAATTATCTTACTTGACTCAATTACGCGTTTAGCTCGTGCATATAATACTGTTGTTCCACCTTCTGGGAAAATCCTTTCAGGTGGTGTTGATTCTAATGCTCTTCATAGACCAAAGAGATTCTTTGGTGCTGCTAGAAATATTGAAAATGGTGGGTCTCTTACAATTATCGCAACTGCGCTTGTTGATACGGGCTCTAGAATGGATGAAGTTATTTTCGAAGAGTTTAAAGGAACTGGTAACTCTGAAATTCAGCTTGATAGAAAGCTACTTGAAAAGAGAATTTTTCCTGCTCTTGATATTAATAAATCTTCGACACGTAAAGAAGACTTACTTATGGATCCATTGGATCTTCCAAGAACTTATGTTCTTAGGAAAGTTCTTCACCCAATGTCGACGATTGATGCAATGGAGTTTATGCTCCAAAGAGTTACTAAGTCTAAGACGAACTCTGAGTTCTTAGACTCAATGAACTCTTAAGTAAATTATATATACTTTATTAACGCCCTTCCATAGTGAAGGGCGTATTTGATTTAGGAATAATGCTATGTCTATGTTTGATAAACTTGATTCTGTTATAGATCGGTTTGAAATGCTAAATGAAAAACTCGCAGACCCTTCTATTTATGATAGACAGGATGAGTTTAAGAAAATTTCTAGTGAGAGATCAAATCTTGAAGAAGTTGTAAATGTCTATAAAGAGTATAAGCAAATCAAAGAAGATATTGAAGAAGCAAAAGAAATCTTAAAGAATGAAAAAGATGAAGATATGCGTGAAATGGCCAAAGAAGTTCTTAATGAATCTGAGCCACAAATTCTACCAATGGAAGAGCGCTTAACAATCTTACTTCTTCCGAAAGATCCTCTCGATGACAAGAACGTAATGGTCGAAATTCGTGCTGGAGCTGGTGGAGATGAAGCATCTATTTTTGTTGGTGATGTGTACAGAATGTATGCGAACTACTTTAGAGACCTTGGCTTTAAAACTGAACAAGTATCAATAAGTGAAGGTGACGAAGGTATTAAAGAAATTATTTTCTCCGTTTCTGGGGATAAGGTTTACTCAAAGCTTAAGTATGAGTCAGGTGTTCACAGAGTACAAAGAGTTCCAAAGACTGAGTCTCAAGGACGTGTACATACATCGACAATTACTGTTGCTGTGATGCCCGAGACAGATGATCTTGAGTTCGAACTTGATTTAAATGATGTTAGAATAGATGTTTATAGATCTGGTGGAGCTGGTGGACAGTCAGTTAACACTACAGACTCCGCTGTACGTGTTACACACATTCCAACAGGTACCGTTGTTGCTAACCAAGATCAAAAGTCACAGCTTAAAAATAAAGAGAAGGCCCTAAGAATTCTAAAAAATAGAATTTACGATAAAATGCTTCAAGACAAGAATGCTATTGAAGCGGCCGAAAGAAAAGGTCTTGTCGGAACTGGGGACAGATCAGAAAGAATTAGAACTTATAACTTTCCACAGGGGCGTTTAACTGATCATAGGATTGGTCTAACTCTCTACTCTTTAGATAAGATTATTGAAGGGGACATGGCACCTGTGACGGATGCTCTAATCGCTCATAATCAAGCAGAACTTTTAAAGGGCCAAGAAGAATAATGGCCCTTATGAGTCTAGGTAGTTTTACTGAAAGTTTTTTTAGTGAAAAGCAAGAGCAACTTTTAAAAACTTACCCAGGTTTGTCTATTCGAAGACTTAAAGACGAAATAGAATCCTTTGCATTACAAAAGCATGTAGATGCTGATGAGTTATTTGAACATCAGTATATTCCAAGTGGAGAAAATCCTCTTACTCATTTTTTTAATAGCTTAAATCGTGGATATCCACTTGAGTATATCCGGGGGAGAGCGTACTTCTATAAATCTGAATTTCACGTATCACCTAGTGTTCTTATTCCAAGAAGTGAAACAGAGATTCTTGTTGAAACAGCGACTATTCTTTTAAACGATTGGCTTAAAAAAACTGATGAGTCATTACGAGTTCTAGATATTGGTACTGGAAGTGGTGCGATTATCATTTCTTTATTACAAGAAATTGATCGCCCTCTATCGAGTTATGCTACAGATATTTCGAAAGAAGCCTTAAAAATAGCACGCAGAAATTTCTTCAATCTTAGATTCACCATACCTAGAGAGTCTAGCTTAGATTTAATTTGTACAGATAGGATGAAGGATTTAAGAGAAGAGAAGTTTCATCTCATAGTGAGTAACCCTCCATATATTAAAGAAGACGAAGATAGAAAATTTGTACACAATCAAGTGGATACTTTTGAGCCCCACTTGGCCCTGTATTTAAAAGACGGGGAGTACTATGATTGGTTTGAAGAACTTTTTCAAGATGTATCAAACTCTTTGTATGAAGAAGGAGTTTTTATCATGGAAGGCCATGAAGATCATCTTGAAGATTTAAGAATACAATGTGAAAAATTTAATTTTAAAACAGTGAGTTTAATTAAAGATTATACTCAAAGAGATCGCTTCTTAATTGCTAAGAAGTAAGGATATATTATGGATAAACTAATTATTACTGGTCCTTGTCGCTTAAGCGGTACGGTTACAATCTCTAAGGCAAAGAATGCATACCTTCCTATATTGGCCGGAGTTTTACTCAGCGATAAGAAGATTGTTTTAAACGAAGTACCAAATTTAAGAGATATTAATACAATGCTGACACTTCTAGGGAATCTAGGGGTAGGCATTACTAGAAATGGTAAAACAATTACTTTTGACCCTTCTACTCTTAGCTCACATGAAGCAACTTATGATCTAGTTAAGACGATGAGAGCTTCAATTTTTACTTTAGGGCCAATTCTAACAAGAATGAAAAAGGCTAAAGTTTCTCTACCTGGAGGTTGTGCAATTGGAACTAGACCAATTGACTTGCACCTTTCGAATTTAGAGAAAATGGGAGCTAAGATTACGCTTGAAGGTGGTTATGTTTATGCTGAAACAGATGGTCCTCTAAAAGGAGCAAATTTACTTTTGGCATTTCCTTCTGTTGGTGCAACAGAGAACTTAATGATGGCGGCTGTATTTGCTGAGGGAAAAACAGTTATTGAAAATGCAGCACTTGAGCCAGAAATAGACGATCTTGCAAATTTTTTAAATGCTATGGGAGCGAAAGTTTCAGGAATAGGTTCTACACGACTTGAAATAGAAGGAGTGAAAACTCTTAATGAAGTTGAATATACAGCAATAGGTGATCGTATAGAGGCCGCTACATATATAATGGCTGCTTTAGCAACAGGATCTAATGTTAAAGTTGAAGGATTCAATCCTGCTCATCTTGAATTTGTAATTGATCTTCTAAAAGAGATGGGGGCCAAGATTAATATTGGTGATAATTTTGTCGAAATTTCTGAGAGTTCTCTCAACTCCGCAAGAATCGATACAGCACCTTTTCCTGGTTTTCCAACTGACGTACAGGCCCAAATGATGGCCCTTGTTACTCAGGTTAAAGGAAATACGATTATCACAGAACATATTTTTGAAAATAGATTCATGCATGTTCCAGAATTAAATAGATTGGGAGCGAGTATAGAGCTTCGAGGAAATAGCGCGTTTATTGATGGAGGACATCCTTTAAAAGGTGCTCCTGTGATGTGTACTGACCTCAGAGCATCAGCGGCCTTAGTTATTGCTGCTCTTGCAAGTGAAGGAAAGACGGAGATTGATAGAGTTTATCACTTAGATAGAGGCTACGAAAACCTAGACCAAAAATTTAAAAAGTTAGGTGCTAATATTGAGAGAATAGGAAACTAATATGAGTAACTGCATTTTTTGTAAGATTGTGGCCGGTGAAATTCCCTCTACAAAGGTTTATGAAGATGAAAAGGTTTTAGGCTTTAAAGATCTTAACCCTATGGCAGAAGTGCACAACTTATTTATTCATAAAGATCATACTCAAGATTTAAATGATCTAAGTGATAATAAGCAAGATCAATTAGGTGATATATTTAGTGCGATCTCTAAGTACTCTAAAGAATCGAAACTCGCTGAGGATGGTTTTAGAGTTGTCACAAATATAGGAAATAATGGAGGACAAACTGTTTTTCATACACACTTCCATGTTCTGGGTGGACAGAGGCTTGGAGGGTTTGGTTCATAAGTGAATTATGAACAACTCAAGCTTCCATCCGTCTTCCTATAAGTCTATTAAGGCCTTATAACTCCCTTAAAGGAGTTCAAATGAAACGATTATTATTCTTATGCTTAATTACTTTAATATCATGTTCTAAAAAAAATGAGTTATCTCGCCAAGAATCTCGTGAGAATCAACCAGAATCGATTACGACAAAAAATGAAGGCCCCTCTTCTAATGTCTCCCGTTTTCCTGTGCTGTCTCTTGGCCTTGAACCTAGTATAAATCTAGAGTTGATTGGTAGTACAAATGGTAAGGTTTTAAATAAAGAGTTAAATCTAAAACCAAGAAACTTTATTAGATCTAAGATGGAGAGGATCTTATTTAATAAAAGTTCCGAAGTTATAAAGTTAGAAGACTTATTTAAGTTCGAGTACTTCTTAGAAACAAGAGATAGAGTTAAGTTATTTGAGGGATTATCATTTTCAGATGTTACTGAATATATTGTCTCAGCTTCAACTAGGTTTAAAGTTAGTAGTAATCAAAAACAAGGTGTGGTTAGAGATATTTCTTATAAGTTTTCTTATTTTGATGGTAATAGAGATGCTGAAATAAGCAGTGTCTATGAAGATTTAATCAGATATGAAAATGAAAATGAAATCATTGATTTAACGAGTGTTCAAAAAAGAGAGTATTCATTTCTATCGAGTCGATCATCATTTAGCGAACTCGTAAATATTTTCATAACAGGAAAATCTCTTCTTTACGAAATTGTAGATTATGAACATGATAAACGATCTCTTCGAGATTGGATTTTAAAAGAGTCTTCAACCTCTAGTCATCTTCTAATCTCAACTAAAAAAGAAACACTACATTTTAAAATTCTAAATGGAGAAACAATACGTGAAGCAATACAGAGACAAGCTAAGTCTTATGAAATTTCTCAAAATAATAATATAAAAGAAATTAATGGAAATAAGGGAGAGTTTTTAGTCTTAGATAAAGTTGATATCGATAGAGAGCTGGAAGCTGGTGATATCTTTTCAATCTATCTAAATGAGCAGTCTTCAGTACCATCATTTGGCTCTTTTGCAATTTATCAAGAAGGTGACTCACTAGAAGTCTCTGGATTTCAAAAGAAAACAGGTACGTTGGAATTCTATATAGAGTTATCTCGTAAGAGCTACTCTTTATCTCATGAGAATTACTCTCTACCCGTGAGAGCTAAATTTCTATCTGGTTGCAATCAGCACGGTGAAAATTGTATTAGCAGTGCTCCACTTCAATCTCAGCCAAGAACTTGTGAAATCGAAGCATCCTCTCTTATTGGCACTGAGTTTGTACAAATCTCTGAAAATCAAAAAGATTATATTAATATAAATTTGGACGGACATTCCCATTCTTTAAATGATCTCATCGAAAAAGACATGGTCACTGTTAATCAAAGTTATGGTGTATTACATATTATATTGAATAACTTCAATTCTCTAAATGATTACAGAGAAGTTACTATTTCTACTACTTCAGACCTTAAGGTGGCCCAGGAGTATAGAAGATCTAAGAATTGTTTTCTATTTGATTGGATTAGACAAATGGGTCCAGGCGAAAATAACTATGGTAGACAGTTAGACTATATCGAAGGTTTTAATGCAATGGAAAGAGATGTAATGATTGGAGAAGATTTTAGAATGAATGTATTAAGTATAAAATAGTAGGAATTAACCTACTACTTTATATTCTCAGAAAGGCCATTAAATAGAGAACCAATGATGGCCTTTTGCATTC
The window above is part of the Halobacteriovorax sp. HLS genome. Proteins encoded here:
- the mltG gene encoding endolytic transglycosylase MltG gives rise to the protein MSKKNLFIILVLAPLLGIIAGGAKVYHSIALWKYEGEAKSFTIQPGEGFGKINFKLDKEGFINSSKLFYRYNKINNNMENFKAGVYIIEPGSNMLDIIKLLTTGKSVTTSVTIPEGKNLFEIAKILETNKITSAKEFISLAKDPDFASSLDIPASRIEGYLYPDTYHFTQNSPADLVIKSMVSTFNKKTAEVDFSLSDLSKHSVIILASVVEKETGASFERPEIAGVFVNRLAKRMRLQSDPTTIYGIWENYNGNLRKKHLLEKTPYNTYKISGLPKGPISNPGLESINAVLNPNKHSYLYFVSKNDGTHIFSKTYKEHLKAVNEYQKNSKNRKGKSWRDLNKK
- a CDS encoding flavin reductase family protein, with the protein product MSDSKEIAKAVGHIPSGLFIVATKTGDQLDGYLASWVQQISFSPLMIAIAINPDRPGYNSIIAGETFTVNIVGDHDMNFLKHFWSGYDPENSPFKVIDHEISSNGGILIKGAKSILECRFKDKIKPGDHELILAEITASYVMNDDSKPKVHIRKSGLDY
- a CDS encoding HemK/PrmC family methyltransferase; amino-acid sequence: MALMSLGSFTESFFSEKQEQLLKTYPGLSIRRLKDEIESFALQKHVDADELFEHQYIPSGENPLTHFFNSLNRGYPLEYIRGRAYFYKSEFHVSPSVLIPRSETEILVETATILLNDWLKKTDESLRVLDIGTGSGAIIISLLQEIDRPLSSYATDISKEALKIARRNFFNLRFTIPRESSLDLICTDRMKDLREEKFHLIVSNPPYIKEDEDRKFVHNQVDTFEPHLALYLKDGEYYDWFEELFQDVSNSLYEEGVFIMEGHEDHLEDLRIQCEKFNFKTVSLIKDYTQRDRFLIAKK
- the murA gene encoding UDP-N-acetylglucosamine 1-carboxyvinyltransferase; amino-acid sequence: MDKLIITGPCRLSGTVTISKAKNAYLPILAGVLLSDKKIVLNEVPNLRDINTMLTLLGNLGVGITRNGKTITFDPSTLSSHEATYDLVKTMRASIFTLGPILTRMKKAKVSLPGGCAIGTRPIDLHLSNLEKMGAKITLEGGYVYAETDGPLKGANLLLAFPSVGATENLMMAAVFAEGKTVIENAALEPEIDDLANFLNAMGAKVSGIGSTRLEIEGVKTLNEVEYTAIGDRIEAATYIMAALATGSNVKVEGFNPAHLEFVIDLLKEMGAKINIGDNFVEISESSLNSARIDTAPFPGFPTDVQAQMMALVTQVKGNTIITEHIFENRFMHVPELNRLGASIELRGNSAFIDGGHPLKGAPVMCTDLRASAALVIAALASEGKTEIDRVYHLDRGYENLDQKFKKLGANIERIGN
- the prfA gene encoding peptide chain release factor 1 — translated: MFDKLDSVIDRFEMLNEKLADPSIYDRQDEFKKISSERSNLEEVVNVYKEYKQIKEDIEEAKEILKNEKDEDMREMAKEVLNESEPQILPMEERLTILLLPKDPLDDKNVMVEIRAGAGGDEASIFVGDVYRMYANYFRDLGFKTEQVSISEGDEGIKEIIFSVSGDKVYSKLKYESGVHRVQRVPKTESQGRVHTSTITVAVMPETDDLEFELDLNDVRIDVYRSGGAGGQSVNTTDSAVRVTHIPTGTVVANQDQKSQLKNKEKALRILKNRIYDKMLQDKNAIEAAERKGLVGTGDRSERIRTYNFPQGRLTDHRIGLTLYSLDKIIEGDMAPVTDALIAHNQAELLKGQEE
- the rho gene encoding transcription termination factor Rho — translated: MHLNDLREMEIKELIEKGETLKVENASGMKTHELIFAILKTTSKNKEDIFGSGVLEILPDGFGFLRSPGYNYLPGADDIYVSPSQIRRFGLRKGDSVEGQIRSPKDNERYFALLKVGTINGHTPEAHKKTVLFDNLTPLYPQKKINLESKPTNYSTRMIDLFVPQGFGQRCLIVAPPKAGKTMLLQEIANSITDNHPNSKLIVLLIDERPEEVTDMKRNVQAEVVSSTFDEPANRHVQVAEMVLEKAKRLTEAGEDVIILLDSITRLARAYNTVVPPSGKILSGGVDSNALHRPKRFFGAARNIENGGSLTIIATALVDTGSRMDEVIFEEFKGTGNSEIQLDRKLLEKRIFPALDINKSSTRKEDLLMDPLDLPRTYVLRKVLHPMSTIDAMEFMLQRVTKSKTNSEFLDSMNS
- a CDS encoding TraR/DksA family transcriptional regulator, which gives rise to MGKVNLDHFKELLLEKRQQILNGGLLNSTEDLHISTDDLADEADLAQSVINQQVTFNMRNRERAKLRQIEAALERIEDKTYGLCEDCDDPIGQKRLTNQPWTTLCITHAEERERELGHFHSVG
- a CDS encoding histidine triad nucleotide-binding protein codes for the protein MSNCIFCKIVAGEIPSTKVYEDEKVLGFKDLNPMAEVHNLFIHKDHTQDLNDLSDNKQDQLGDIFSAISKYSKESKLAEDGFRVVTNIGNNGGQTVFHTHFHVLGGQRLGGFGS
- the recQ gene encoding DNA helicase RecQ; this encodes MQRALEILNKVFGYDDFRFNQRSAVESILSKRDTFVLMPTGGGKSLCYQIPMLSMDGVGVVISPLISLMINQVNALKINGVSANYLNSTLSSEEYNDVLLSCRSGETKILYLSPEGLKSPRVIEFLKNIELSIIAIDEAHCVSQWGHEFRPDYRELSSLKVNFPETPLIALTATADEKVRKDIVNQLGLENPLELVSSFDRPNIKYQIRPREKGIDQLVKFIKESHEDECGIIYCQTRNKVETTANKLKALGFNAYAYHAGLDPEERHRVQALFESSDNIIIVATIAFGMGIDKPDIRFVCHMGLPKNIESYYQETGRAGRDGSSANAWMIYGLDDLIRNKQFLENSDASGVYKELANSKIESMLSFCELTTCRRRFLLNYFDENVSADCGNCDCCHDEVHKEDATLEARKALSTVFRTGQRFGVNHLIEVLQGKVTSKILNNSHEELGVFGLGKDRSEKYWRRLYRNLIFRKYLTYASLEYKTLKLDQKSSEVLKGNEEFYVLKVEDSRPLRKKPAESLNLNDQDQILFEELRNLRKDLALKLDIPAYLIFPDKTLIELSSVKPMNEVEMLEINGVGVKKFERFGADFLEKISYFK
- the ruvX gene encoding Holliday junction resolvase RuvX gives rise to the protein MIDFTNYPNFNKFKGINILSIDYGTKVTGLAQFTPSREPMPQPRGKIIFQSDEQLLQELEVFIEEDFIEVIVLGLPLYLDGNESEMTKTVLKFHKKLTNHFPDIEVYLQDETLSSTAAKERMLSSARYNFKVDLKKIDEVAATIILEDFITKTSS